Proteins from one Mycobacterium sp. HUMS_12744610 genomic window:
- a CDS encoding MOSC domain-containing protein, with product MAAADPTTRTGRAPARMQVDSLCRYPVKSMLGESVDRLFVDERGADGDRRLALLDAATGHVASAKQARLWRGLLQCTARGDAGGVSIVFPDGTRVAADDPQADELLSRLLGRAVRLISRRDPGATVERPDPEKLLALGLDAEVEGIVLEIGKATPGESFTDDAPLHAITTATLAHIGVEALRYRPNVVIATPPGYRPYAENDWAGSELTVGAARLRVIEATPRCVVPTLEHGPLPLAPQALRTPGAENRVRTSGSEAQRPCAGAYLEVVEPGVLVPGDAVVRTG from the coding sequence ATGGCCGCCGCCGATCCGACGACCCGCACGGGCCGCGCCCCGGCGCGGATGCAAGTCGACAGCCTGTGCCGCTACCCGGTGAAGTCGATGCTCGGCGAGTCCGTGGACCGGCTGTTCGTCGACGAGCGAGGCGCCGATGGGGACCGGCGGCTGGCCCTTCTCGATGCCGCGACGGGGCACGTGGCCAGCGCCAAGCAGGCCCGGCTCTGGCGCGGGCTCCTGCAATGCACCGCCCGCGGCGACGCCGGGGGAGTGAGCATCGTCTTTCCCGACGGGACTCGCGTCGCGGCCGACGATCCGCAGGCGGACGAACTGCTGTCGCGGCTGTTGGGCCGGGCGGTCCGGCTCATCAGCCGGCGCGACCCCGGCGCGACGGTGGAACGCCCTGACCCCGAGAAATTGCTCGCCCTGGGGCTGGACGCCGAGGTCGAGGGCATCGTCCTCGAGATCGGCAAGGCGACCCCGGGGGAGTCGTTCACCGACGATGCGCCGTTGCACGCGATCACCACCGCGACGTTGGCGCACATCGGTGTCGAGGCGCTGCGTTACCGGCCGAATGTGGTGATCGCAACGCCACCGGGCTACCGGCCTTATGCCGAAAATGATTGGGCCGGATCGGAGTTGACGGTCGGTGCGGCGCGGTTGCGGGTCATCGAGGCAACACCGCGCTGCGTGGTTCCCACGCTCGAGCACGGACCGCTCCCACTCGCCCCCCAGGCGCTTCGCACTCCGGGAGCCGAGAATCGGGTTCGGACAAGCGGTTCGGAAGCTCAGCGGCCCTGTGCGGGGGCATACCTCGAGGTCGTCGAGCCCGGCGTCCTCGTCCCCGGCGACG
- a CDS encoding PP2C family protein-serine/threonine phosphatase — MEAAALTGCARQSLRTAAYFDRRPAAVLAALNSVLDESISMPFVTVLCTRVRPNPDGTHADVELATAGHPAPIIVRADGGVEQAEVYGTAAGVVSEMAYGAVSLRLHRGDTMLLFTDGIDEARGDDGQYGTERLHALLPTYAGASPEIICEAVEQDVIEYLDGRRHDDMALLAVTCGR, encoded by the coding sequence GTGGAAGCGGCGGCGTTGACCGGATGCGCCCGCCAAAGCCTGCGCACCGCAGCGTATTTCGATCGGCGCCCGGCGGCGGTGCTCGCCGCCCTGAACAGCGTGCTGGACGAATCGATTTCGATGCCGTTCGTGACAGTGCTGTGCACGCGGGTGCGGCCGAACCCGGACGGGACGCACGCCGACGTCGAATTGGCCACTGCGGGACACCCGGCGCCGATCATCGTGCGCGCCGACGGCGGGGTCGAGCAGGCCGAGGTCTATGGGACCGCGGCCGGAGTGGTGAGCGAGATGGCATACGGCGCCGTGTCGCTGAGGCTGCACCGGGGCGACACGATGCTGTTGTTCACCGACGGGATCGATGAGGCACGCGGCGACGACGGCCAGTACGGGACGGAGCGGCTGCACGCGCTCCTGCCCACCTACGCCGGGGCGTCACCCGAAATCATCTGCGAGGCGGTCGAACAGGACGTGATCGAGTATCTCGACGGCCGCCGCCACGATGACATGGCATTGCTCGCGGTCACATGCGGCAGGTGA
- a CDS encoding cobalamin B12-binding domain-containing protein, which yields MRQVTVASDALQQYETAVAADDRAAVLALVEALLEQGAAPLDILTGLVVSAQREIGRRWQRGEWSVAQEHAATAMAMAATEIVARRIAQVPVRRGHVIVACAEREWHSLPATIIGCALRADGWQTTQLGPATTPQRVSQYVQDLGPEAVAVSCSMLGAVPTTRRLIEAATSAGVPVVVGGAAFGDDGLRATALGATAWAADARSAVEAVDNLPLSVPPVAPLPGAPAQEQAALELNHQRLVDGLRRGWAITSDRRHAGSSAALRAVARDALPQTLHAVSAALLTGDPRPVSQTAAWLADLLAHRGVQSVPAVADLTGALADTLRDYPLSLDLIRRHFATG from the coding sequence ATGCGGCAGGTGACGGTCGCGTCAGACGCGTTGCAGCAGTATGAAACTGCCGTGGCCGCCGATGACAGGGCCGCGGTGCTCGCGCTCGTGGAAGCCCTTCTCGAGCAGGGAGCCGCGCCGCTGGACATCCTCACCGGGCTGGTCGTGAGCGCCCAGCGCGAGATCGGCCGACGGTGGCAGCGGGGGGAGTGGTCGGTCGCACAGGAGCACGCAGCCACGGCGATGGCCATGGCCGCCACCGAGATCGTGGCGCGCCGGATAGCGCAGGTCCCCGTGCGACGCGGCCACGTGATCGTCGCCTGCGCCGAGCGGGAGTGGCATTCCCTGCCGGCCACGATCATCGGCTGCGCGCTGCGCGCTGACGGTTGGCAGACAACGCAACTCGGGCCGGCCACCACGCCGCAGCGAGTCAGCCAGTACGTCCAGGACCTCGGCCCCGAAGCCGTCGCGGTCAGCTGTTCGATGCTGGGGGCGGTCCCGACCACCCGACGACTCATCGAGGCCGCCACCTCGGCCGGGGTCCCGGTGGTCGTCGGCGGCGCCGCATTCGGCGACGACGGTCTGCGCGCGACCGCGTTGGGAGCGACAGCATGGGCGGCCGACGCCCGCAGCGCGGTGGAGGCGGTGGACAACCTGCCGCTCTCGGTACCGCCCGTGGCACCGCTGCCGGGGGCGCCGGCCCAGGAACAGGCCGCTCTGGAGCTGAATCATCAGCGCCTCGTCGACGGGCTGCGTCGCGGGTGGGCCATCACCTCGGATCGCCGGCACGCCGGCTCGTCGGCCGCGCTGCGTGCGGTGGCCCGCGACGCGCTCCCACAAACCCTGCACGCCGTGTCGGCGGCCCTGCTCACCGGTGATCCACGGCCGGTGTCGCAGACGGCGGCCTGGTTGGCCGACCTGCTCGCCCACCGCGGCGTCCAATCCGTTCCCGCCGTCGCCGACCTGACCGGGGCGCTGGCCGACACGCTGCGCGACTACCCGTTGAGTCTGGACCTGATCCGTCGCCACTTCGCCACCGGCTGA